One segment of Rhodothermales bacterium DNA contains the following:
- a CDS encoding UDP-N-acetylmuramoyl-L-alanyl-D-glutamate--2,6-diaminopimelate ligase, with the protein MTTQLTYDDARARLDACGLLVDGSAVGSDFPVGMPTDDSRMVTEGATFVAIRGTKEDGHKHIRSALKSGARCIVHETDLTDVKPVVKLPEGVATLHVRSGQARAALAELAAMATGNPGADLLLVATTGTNGKTTTATLIAEALTGLGTSCGFVGTTGYRVARPDGGEPVTLAARHTTPSAPTLYGLLADMREAGCTACSMEASSHAIHQHRFRVEDVDVAVFTNLTRDHLDYHGSEDAYFSAKKMLFDGLGADRSAVVNADDPRAMDLVADCPAQVLTYGSTPYADIQWTLHASTADGLDLTVDGHRARYPLAGSFNAANLTACYAALRAAGHASTDIFPVLEASRPVEGRFEVVSGRSGVKAVIDYAHTPDALEQVLRAARDITPENKRLWVVFGCGGDRDRGKRPLMARTAERLADRVIVTSDNPRNEDPDAIIEEIMAGFMRPWLPMRVTDRAEAIGLAMRSASAGEVVVVAGKGHETYQEIGDERTPFDDHAHVLASSGN; encoded by the coding sequence ATGACGACCCAGCTCACATATGACGACGCCCGCGCGCGGCTGGATGCCTGCGGTCTGTTGGTTGATGGCTCGGCGGTCGGGAGCGACTTCCCGGTGGGCATGCCCACCGACGACAGCCGCATGGTCACCGAGGGTGCGACATTCGTGGCCATCCGCGGCACAAAGGAGGACGGACACAAGCACATCCGGTCGGCCCTGAAGTCGGGTGCTCGATGCATTGTACACGAAACGGATCTGACGGACGTGAAGCCGGTCGTCAAGCTTCCGGAAGGGGTGGCCACGCTGCACGTGCGCAGCGGACAGGCCCGCGCCGCCCTGGCCGAGTTGGCCGCGATGGCCACCGGCAATCCCGGCGCCGACCTGTTGCTGGTGGCCACCACCGGCACCAACGGAAAGACGACCACGGCCACCCTGATTGCGGAGGCCCTGACGGGACTCGGCACGTCCTGTGGGTTCGTGGGAACGACGGGGTACCGCGTGGCCCGCCCGGACGGTGGAGAGCCGGTCACACTGGCCGCCCGGCATACCACGCCATCGGCGCCGACCCTGTATGGGTTGCTGGCGGATATGCGCGAGGCCGGGTGTACGGCCTGCTCCATGGAAGCGTCGAGCCACGCCATCCACCAGCACCGGTTCCGCGTGGAAGACGTGGACGTGGCCGTGTTCACGAACCTGACGCGCGACCATCTGGACTATCACGGCTCCGAGGACGCCTATTTTTCAGCCAAGAAGATGCTGTTCGACGGCTTGGGGGCCGATCGCTCGGCCGTCGTCAATGCCGACGACCCCCGCGCCATGGACCTGGTGGCGGACTGTCCGGCGCAGGTCCTGACGTACGGCTCGACGCCCTACGCCGACATCCAGTGGACCTTGCATGCTTCCACGGCCGATGGACTGGACCTGACCGTGGACGGGCACCGGGCACGGTATCCGCTTGCGGGGAGCTTCAATGCCGCCAACCTGACCGCGTGCTATGCGGCCTTGCGGGCCGCCGGGCACGCATCGACAGACATTTTCCCCGTGCTGGAAGCCTCCCGCCCGGTGGAAGGCCGGTTCGAGGTGGTTTCCGGCAGGTCGGGGGTGAAGGCCGTCATCGACTACGCCCATACCCCCGATGCGCTGGAGCAGGTGCTGCGCGCTGCGCGGGACATCACCCCGGAAAACAAGCGTCTATGGGTGGTGTTCGGGTGCGGTGGGGACCGGGACCGGGGCAAGCGACCGCTCATGGCACGCACGGCCGAACGGTTGGCGGACCGGGTCATTGTCACCAGCGACAACCCCCGGAACGAAGACCCCGACGCCATCATCGAGGAAATCATGGCCGGATTCATGCGGCCGTGGTTGCCCATGCGGGTCACGGACCGGGCGGAGGCCATTGGCCTGGCCATGCGCAGCGCATCGGCCGGCGAAGTGGTCGTGGTGGCCGGAAAGGGTCACGAGACCTACCAGGAAATCGGGGACGAGCGCACGCCGTTCGACGATCACGCCCACGTTCTCGCATCTTCCGGAAACTGA
- a CDS encoding penicillin-binding transpeptidase domain-containing protein, whose translation MQPKDQIFARMYVVATLIALFPVLIAFQVARISVVEGPELRERMAAQSTSFEQIPAMRGRIVDASGRNMAVNVRRYTVGVDPTTKAFQDNRSQAIGRIADLMGMNRSEVERRIRQRSSPKYAVLATNKVASTETMAELRTVPGISLTESFTRQYSHGTTASHVLGHVNTDLKGISGLEMQYDSWLSGTPGRRALRKDRRRNLSYDTRLDVVEPTHGESIHLTIDLVRQEIMEQELEKGVLSSGANWGVAIAMDPHTGAILAMANYPTYDPNQAGRFDTFERRNHAINDLIEPGSTFKLIASVAALESGVVALTDTVDTGTGSEYRYGYELRDTHALGKVSFLEVIQESSNIGMAQVAERMDKGVLYRYARDFGFDQPTWIDLPGETSGRIKRPDAWSRTTVSAMSRGYEIQSTPLQMLVAYAALANGGVLVTPHIVKERRDVLGNVTWQANPDSVRRAFKRSTAELIRPAFEAVVDSGTATQARIEGVRVAGKTGTASKYVNGSYSRSDYRATFAGFFPADHPTVAMIVIMDEPSSSIYGGAVSAPVFRAIGERWLATSPELTPQPVLAEVHRADTVATTPSVEGMPAAVASRVLRANGYRPRDVDHPEAFVGEASTSDRRPVDIGTRVRLVTDTSAPPIERVMPDVTGLGARDAARWLERLGVAVRLQGRGRVSAQWPAPGANLPAEAALTLK comes from the coding sequence ATGCAACCCAAGGACCAGATCTTTGCCCGCATGTATGTGGTGGCCACGCTGATTGCGCTGTTCCCCGTACTGATTGCCTTCCAGGTGGCCCGCATATCGGTGGTCGAGGGCCCTGAACTGCGGGAGCGGATGGCGGCCCAATCGACGTCGTTCGAGCAGATCCCGGCCATGCGGGGCCGCATTGTGGATGCCTCCGGCCGGAACATGGCCGTCAACGTGCGCCGTTATACGGTGGGCGTGGATCCCACCACCAAGGCGTTCCAGGACAACCGCAGCCAGGCCATCGGCCGGATTGCGGACCTGATGGGCATGAACCGGAGTGAAGTGGAGCGGCGCATCCGTCAGCGCTCCAGCCCGAAATACGCGGTCCTGGCAACGAACAAGGTCGCATCGACCGAGACCATGGCCGAACTCCGCACGGTGCCGGGCATCTCCCTCACGGAGTCCTTCACCCGGCAGTACAGCCATGGTACGACGGCCTCCCACGTGCTGGGTCACGTGAACACGGACCTGAAAGGTATTTCCGGTCTGGAAATGCAATACGATTCGTGGCTTTCGGGCACCCCCGGACGGCGCGCCCTGCGCAAGGACCGCCGACGCAACCTGTCCTATGACACCCGCCTGGATGTCGTGGAGCCGACGCACGGGGAATCCATCCACCTGACCATCGACCTGGTGCGCCAGGAAATCATGGAGCAGGAGCTGGAAAAGGGGGTGCTCTCGTCGGGTGCCAACTGGGGAGTGGCCATTGCCATGGACCCCCACACGGGCGCCATCCTGGCCATGGCCAACTATCCGACGTACGACCCCAACCAGGCAGGTCGTTTCGATACCTTCGAGCGCCGCAACCATGCCATCAACGATCTGATCGAGCCGGGCTCCACGTTCAAATTGATTGCTTCGGTGGCTGCGCTGGAAAGTGGGGTGGTGGCGCTCACGGATACCGTGGATACCGGTACGGGCTCGGAATACCGGTATGGATACGAACTTCGCGATACGCACGCCCTCGGCAAGGTCTCCTTCCTGGAAGTCATCCAGGAGTCCAGCAACATCGGCATGGCGCAGGTGGCGGAGCGGATGGATAAAGGGGTTCTGTACCGATATGCCCGGGACTTCGGATTCGACCAGCCGACATGGATAGACCTGCCGGGCGAGACGTCGGGGCGGATAAAGCGTCCCGATGCATGGTCCCGAACGACGGTCAGCGCCATGAGTCGCGGGTATGAAATCCAGTCCACCCCGCTCCAGATGCTTGTAGCCTACGCGGCGCTGGCGAACGGTGGCGTCCTGGTCACGCCGCACATCGTGAAAGAACGGCGGGATGTACTGGGCAATGTGACGTGGCAGGCGAATCCGGATTCCGTCCGCCGGGCCTTCAAGCGGTCGACCGCCGAACTCATCCGGCCGGCATTCGAGGCGGTGGTGGATTCGGGGACCGCCACGCAGGCCCGGATTGAAGGGGTACGGGTGGCCGGAAAAACCGGGACCGCGTCGAAGTATGTGAACGGGTCCTACTCCCGCAGCGACTACCGGGCCACGTTTGCCGGTTTCTTCCCCGCGGACCATCCGACGGTGGCCATGATCGTGATCATGGATGAGCCGTCGTCCAGCATTTATGGCGGAGCCGTCTCGGCACCCGTGTTCCGGGCCATCGGGGAGCGCTGGCTGGCCACGTCTCCCGAATTGACCCCGCAGCCTGTGCTGGCAGAGGTGCACCGGGCCGATACCGTCGCGACGACCCCGAGCGTAGAGGGCATGCCCGCGGCCGTTGCGTCGCGCGTACTGCGCGCCAACGGGTACCGGCCGCGCGATGTGGACCATCCGGAAGCCTTCGTCGGTGAGGCATCGACCTCCGACCGGCGGCCCGTGGACATCGGTACCCGCGTCCGCCTGGTGACAGATACCTCGGCGCCGCCCATCGAACGGGTCATGCCGGACGTGACGGGTCTGGGTGCGCGCGACGCGGCCCGGTGGCTGGAACGGCTCGGCGTAGCCGTGCGGCTCCAGGGAAGGGGCCGCGTGTCGGCCCAGTGGCCTGCTCCGGGTGCGAACCTGCCGGCGGAGGCGGCGCTGACACTGAAATGA
- the rsmH gene encoding 16S rRNA (cytosine(1402)-N(4))-methyltransferase RsmH, with amino-acid sequence MAHETPPGRDADYASEYHAPVLCNTVIDHLITDVEGTYVDGTLGGGGHAEALLHALGANARVVGVDRDPEALHEAGVRLKTEMDRGRFIPVHGAFSDLKALLGGLGLDRVDGILLDLGVSSHQLDEGRRGFSHRFDGPLDMRMDPTTGMSAAEWLNEADEREIAMALFKLGEEPMARRLAAAIVRERPLETTAELADIVRKVVPGHKVGKALARVFQGIRIFVNDELGELERVLDAATDRTRTNGRMAVISYHSLEDRRVKRYLRSGHLDGEVRRDLYGNRLTPWRELTRGALVADAEEIDRNPRARSARLRVAERTEFEADPDSGRTEDRT; translated from the coding sequence ATGGCACATGAGACTCCACCTGGGCGTGACGCGGACTACGCTTCGGAGTATCACGCGCCCGTTCTTTGCAATACTGTAATCGATCACCTCATAACGGACGTCGAAGGGACGTACGTGGACGGTACGCTCGGCGGTGGTGGGCACGCGGAAGCCCTGCTGCATGCACTCGGCGCGAACGCACGCGTGGTGGGCGTGGACCGGGATCCCGAGGCCCTCCATGAGGCGGGCGTGCGCCTGAAGACCGAGATGGACCGGGGGCGGTTCATACCGGTACACGGTGCGTTTTCGGACCTGAAGGCGTTGTTGGGTGGATTGGGACTGGACCGTGTGGATGGCATCCTGTTGGACCTTGGCGTTTCGTCGCATCAACTGGACGAAGGGCGTCGCGGCTTCAGCCATCGGTTTGACGGCCCACTGGACATGCGTATGGATCCGACCACGGGCATGTCGGCCGCCGAATGGCTGAACGAAGCGGACGAGCGCGAAATCGCGATGGCCCTCTTCAAGCTCGGCGAGGAACCCATGGCACGGCGCCTGGCGGCTGCCATCGTGCGGGAGCGTCCACTGGAAACGACGGCGGAATTGGCCGACATCGTGCGCAAGGTGGTACCGGGGCACAAGGTCGGCAAGGCACTTGCACGCGTATTCCAGGGCATCCGGATTTTCGTCAATGATGAACTGGGCGAATTGGAACGGGTGTTGGACGCCGCTACGGACCGGACGCGGACAAACGGTCGCATGGCCGTGATCTCCTACCATTCTCTGGAGGATCGCAGGGTCAAGCGGTACCTGCGAAGCGGCCATCTGGACGGAGAGGTCCGACGGGACCTGTATGGCAATCGACTGACCCCGTGGCGCGAGCTCACCCGCGGTGCCCTCGTGGCCGATGCCGAAGAGATTGATCGGAATCCCCGTGCCCGGAGCGCGCGCCTGCGCGTGGCCGAGCGCACGGAATTTGAAGCGGACCCGGATTCGGGCCGCACTGAAGACAGAACATAA
- the mraZ gene encoding division/cell wall cluster transcriptional repressor MraZ: protein MARFKGQAEYSVDSKGRVAIPAKMRNALSPEANQTFTLTKGFEKCIYLYPLDEWKVREEQFAALNTYQKEARHLVRMILMWAEEVSLDGQGRVSLPKALAEYAGIGEKALIIGAMERIELWDPDAFARYLEESPTDPEELAERVMGSG, encoded by the coding sequence ATGGCTCGTTTCAAGGGACAGGCAGAATACTCCGTCGACAGCAAGGGACGGGTTGCCATTCCGGCCAAGATGAGGAATGCCCTGAGCCCGGAAGCGAACCAGACGTTCACGCTCACGAAGGGCTTCGAGAAATGCATCTACCTGTATCCCCTCGATGAATGGAAGGTGCGGGAAGAGCAATTCGCCGCACTGAACACCTATCAGAAGGAAGCCCGGCACCTGGTCCGCATGATCCTCATGTGGGCCGAGGAGGTCTCACTGGACGGTCAGGGACGGGTATCCCTGCCCAAGGCACTCGCGGAATATGCCGGGATCGGGGAAAAGGCGCTGATCATCGGCGCCATGGAACGAATTGAACTGTGGGATCCCGACGCGTTTGCCCGTTATCTGGAGGAGTCGCCGACCGATCCGGAAGAACTGGCGGAACGGGTCATGGGATCCGGTTGA
- a CDS encoding CTP synthase, translating to MQTKYIFVTGGVTSSLGKGIICASLGRLLEDRGLRVTIQKFDPYINVDPGTMNPYEHGEVYVTDDGAETDLDLGHYERFLGVPTSQANNVTTGRIYLEVINKERAGAYLGKTVQVVPHIIDEIKHWMQKLGETGEYDVILTEIGGTVGDIEGQPYLEAIRQLRYELGSRNTMNIHLTLVPYLDAAGEVKTKPTQHSVKTLLSFGLQPDVLVCRTDRPLDADVRRKLALFCNVDSRAVVASQDAESIYEVPLLMREQGLDTITAERLHLDEDFQGRFEDAPRMEDWVEFLRRLKEPKGKVRIALVGKYVEHQDAYKSISESFILAGAWAGVQVEVREILSDSVTPENVAGLMEGIAGILVAPGFGERGIDGKLAAVKYARESDIPFFGICLGMQCAVVEFARNVCGWEDAHSTEFNPGTDYPVIDLMEEQRSIADKGGTMRLGAYRCALTPGSRAAEIYGELEVSERHRHRYELNNVLRYKLAENGMQLSGVNPSRDLVEIVELPEKRWFIGVQFHPEYKSTVARPHPLFASFVKAALAFAEETGSMGKPKPPRREKKVHLASSKLIGGS from the coding sequence GTGCAGACCAAGTACATCTTCGTCACCGGTGGCGTTACATCGTCACTTGGAAAAGGCATTATTTGTGCCTCTCTCGGTCGTCTTCTGGAAGATCGGGGGCTTCGTGTCACCATCCAGAAGTTCGATCCCTACATCAACGTGGATCCGGGTACCATGAACCCGTACGAGCACGGTGAGGTGTACGTCACGGACGACGGCGCGGAAACCGACCTGGACCTGGGGCACTACGAGCGGTTCCTGGGCGTCCCGACCTCGCAGGCCAACAACGTCACGACGGGCCGCATCTACCTGGAGGTCATCAACAAGGAGCGCGCCGGGGCCTACCTGGGCAAGACCGTGCAGGTCGTGCCGCACATCATTGACGAGATCAAGCACTGGATGCAGAAGCTCGGCGAGACGGGCGAATATGATGTCATCCTGACCGAAATCGGAGGCACCGTTGGCGACATCGAAGGCCAGCCCTACCTGGAGGCCATCCGCCAGCTGCGCTATGAGCTTGGATCGCGCAACACCATGAACATCCACCTCACGCTCGTCCCGTATCTGGACGCCGCCGGCGAGGTGAAGACCAAACCCACGCAGCATTCGGTCAAGACGCTGTTGTCCTTCGGGTTGCAACCCGATGTGCTGGTCTGCAGGACGGACCGGCCGCTGGATGCCGACGTGCGCCGCAAACTGGCCCTGTTCTGCAACGTGGACAGCCGCGCCGTGGTGGCCAGCCAGGACGCCGAGTCCATCTATGAAGTGCCCCTGTTGATGCGCGAGCAGGGCCTGGATACCATCACGGCCGAGCGCCTCCACCTGGACGAGGACTTCCAGGGGCGCTTCGAGGATGCGCCGCGGATGGAAGACTGGGTGGAGTTCCTCCGGCGGCTCAAGGAGCCCAAGGGAAAGGTCCGGATTGCCCTCGTCGGCAAGTACGTGGAACACCAGGATGCCTACAAGTCCATAAGCGAGAGCTTCATCCTGGCCGGGGCCTGGGCCGGTGTTCAAGTGGAAGTCCGGGAAATCCTGTCCGATTCGGTGACCCCGGAGAATGTGGCCGGACTCATGGAGGGCATTGCGGGGATCCTGGTCGCTCCGGGGTTCGGCGAGCGGGGCATTGACGGCAAATTGGCCGCTGTCAAGTATGCCCGCGAGAGCGACATTCCGTTCTTCGGCATTTGCCTGGGCATGCAGTGTGCGGTGGTGGAATTCGCCCGCAATGTGTGTGGTTGGGAGGATGCGCACTCCACGGAATTCAATCCCGGGACCGATTATCCCGTCATCGACCTGATGGAAGAACAACGGAGTATTGCGGACAAGGGCGGCACCATGCGCCTGGGTGCCTACCGATGCGCGCTGACGCCGGGGTCCCGGGCTGCCGAAATCTACGGTGAACTGGAGGTGTCGGAGCGCCACCGTCACCGTTACGAGCTGAACAACGTGCTGCGCTACAAACTGGCCGAGAACGGCATGCAGCTCTCCGGCGTGAACCCGTCACGGGACCTGGTGGAGATTGTCGAGTTGCCCGAGAAGCGCTGGTTCATCGGCGTGCAGTTCCACCCGGAATACAAGAGCACGGTGGCACGGCCGCATCCGTTGTTCGCCTCGTTCGTGAAGGCGGCGCTGGCATTCGCGGAAGAAACCGGCTCCATGGGCAAACCGAAACCGCCACGCCGGGAAAAGAAAGTGCACCTCGCTTCTTCGAAGCTTATCGGCGGATCGTGA
- a CDS encoding class I SAM-dependent methyltransferase → MHYDPIKDRFGALVEGRPWAMRLFFSILQVVFLRAWYVRRALRAAAERSGGRLRMLDAGTGFGQFSWWMARRYPGVRIHAVDIKNDYLEWARVLFERYGLDARTTFGVDDLTRLGAVGPYDLILSVDVMEHIEEDETVFSHFHRVLRPGGTVIINTPSDQGGSDVGADGDASFIGEHVRDGYGQDELREKLERAGFTVERIDYTYGPWGSLAWKLLIKYPMLLLSKTFAAVILLPFYYIPVLPLATVFNFLDVSTPNHTGTGLIAVARRP, encoded by the coding sequence ATGCACTATGACCCCATCAAAGACCGGTTCGGCGCCCTCGTGGAAGGTCGGCCGTGGGCCATGCGCCTGTTCTTCAGCATCCTGCAGGTCGTTTTCCTGCGCGCCTGGTACGTCCGCAGGGCGCTGCGCGCGGCCGCCGAGCGAAGCGGGGGGCGGCTTCGCATGTTGGATGCCGGCACGGGATTCGGCCAGTTCTCCTGGTGGATGGCCCGGCGGTATCCGGGCGTGCGCATCCACGCGGTGGACATCAAGAACGACTACCTGGAATGGGCGCGGGTCCTGTTCGAGCGGTACGGCCTGGATGCGCGGACCACGTTCGGTGTGGACGACCTGACCCGGTTGGGGGCCGTCGGACCATACGATCTCATCCTGTCGGTTGATGTCATGGAGCACATAGAGGAAGACGAGACGGTGTTTTCGCACTTCCACCGGGTCCTGCGGCCGGGAGGCACGGTCATCATCAACACCCCGTCGGACCAGGGGGGGAGCGACGTAGGGGCGGACGGCGACGCATCGTTCATCGGAGAGCATGTCCGGGACGGTTATGGGCAGGATGAACTCCGGGAAAAACTGGAGCGGGCCGGGTTCACGGTGGAGCGCATCGACTATACGTACGGTCCGTGGGGGAGCCTGGCCTGGAAGCTGCTCATCAAGTACCCCATGCTGCTCCTGTCGAAGACGTTCGCGGCGGTCATCCTGCTGCCGTTCTACTACATCCCGGTGCTGCCGCTGGCCACGGTGTTCAATTTTCTCGATGTCTCCACGCCCAACCATACGGGTACCGGCTTGATCGCGGTGGCGCGCCGACCCTGA
- a CDS encoding glycosyltransferase, which produces MTAEDPGPLGIVGPYPPYRGGIAHFTERLHRAVENPDGTSSAAVRRVVGISFSRQYPGWLYPGSSQETPVTEGPPISTAEQAGASLSETSFHVSPDLPEARRDLDSLCPWTGRRAARHLRDAGVTEVVFMVWMPFFCPVYLSVLNGLQRGGVRSGAAAPSIRTTAIVHNAIPHEWQPFARPLMRRLLRRMDRVVALSAAVADDIAELGGRRRDEIEVRPHPVYNQFGEAVDKTAARKSLGLPPGRPEDLPEEGPEGRTGARPVILFFGLVRAYKGLDVLLEALARLPVDQRPEPHLVVAGEFYEDEATYREHAERLGLANRVHFHGRYISDEDVHTYFSAADIVVQPYRHATQSGVVQTAFQFGRPVIVTRVGGLPDMVQDGEDGLIAEPDDPASLADRLEHALRPDVLQRLTDGAGRTRNRAGNDWASFAELFASSGQDGPACT; this is translated from the coding sequence ATGACCGCCGAAGACCCCGGCCCGCTCGGAATTGTCGGCCCCTACCCTCCCTATCGCGGCGGCATAGCCCATTTCACGGAGCGGCTGCACCGGGCGGTGGAAAACCCGGACGGTACATCGTCGGCGGCCGTACGACGGGTGGTCGGCATTTCCTTTTCGCGCCAATACCCTGGCTGGCTCTACCCCGGCAGCAGCCAGGAGACGCCGGTGACCGAAGGTCCACCCATCTCCACCGCTGAACAAGCAGGAGCTTCCCTGTCCGAGACCTCCTTCCACGTATCCCCGGACCTTCCTGAGGCGCGGCGCGACCTGGATTCCCTGTGTCCCTGGACGGGTCGCCGCGCCGCCCGCCACCTCCGGGACGCCGGCGTCACGGAGGTGGTGTTCATGGTCTGGATGCCGTTCTTCTGCCCCGTCTACTTATCCGTTCTGAATGGACTGCAGAGGGGAGGGGTGAGATCCGGAGCAGCAGCCCCATCCATCCGGACCACCGCCATCGTGCACAATGCCATCCCGCACGAATGGCAACCCTTTGCCCGCCCGCTCATGCGGCGACTGCTTCGCCGGATGGACCGGGTGGTCGCGCTGTCGGCGGCGGTGGCGGATGACATCGCGGAGCTCGGCGGTCGGCGCCGTGACGAGATCGAGGTGCGGCCGCACCCGGTGTACAACCAGTTCGGGGAGGCGGTGGACAAGACCGCGGCGCGCAAATCACTGGGCCTGCCGCCAGGACGACCTGAGGATTTGCCAGAGGAAGGACCGGAAGGACGGACGGGCGCCCGCCCGGTGATCCTCTTTTTTGGGCTGGTCCGCGCCTACAAGGGGTTGGATGTATTGTTGGAGGCGCTGGCCCGTCTTCCTGTGGACCAACGCCCCGAACCACACCTTGTGGTGGCCGGTGAGTTCTATGAGGACGAAGCCACCTACCGGGAGCACGCCGAACGGCTGGGCCTGGCGAACCGGGTCCATTTCCATGGCCGGTACATTTCCGACGAGGACGTCCACACGTATTTCTCGGCGGCGGATATCGTCGTGCAGCCGTACCGGCACGCCACACAGAGTGGGGTCGTGCAGACCGCCTTCCAGTTCGGCCGGCCCGTCATCGTAACACGGGTCGGGGGCCTGCCGGACATGGTCCAGGACGGCGAGGACGGCCTGATTGCCGAACCGGACGACCCGGCCTCCCTGGCCGACCGACTGGAACATGCGCTTCGGCCGGACGTGCTCCAGCGGCTTACGGACGGAGCCGGCCGAACCCGCAACCGGGCCGGAAACGACTGGGCATCGTTCGCCGAGTTGTTCGCCTCTTCCGGCCAGGACGGCCCCGCCTGCACCTGA
- a CDS encoding glycosyltransferase family 2 protein, with amino-acid sequence MYETDLTIVVPVLDEEASLPELTDRIRAVCDGAGFRFSVWYVDDGSTDDSWEVIESMNERDARFRGIRLRRNYGKSAALAMGFERATGKYVITMDADLQDDPKEIPGLVALLESGYDLVSGWKRERHDPLSKTIPSRFFNFVTRRISGIPLHDFNCGLKAYRLDVVKSVRLYGELHRYVPLLATWEGYTRITEKVVTHHPRKFGRTKFGLERFVKGFLDLLTVYFLTRFASRPMHFFGSLGTLAFLGGFVISLWISVDKLYFGNPIGDRPLLLLGALLMLVGVQMFTVGLVGEMIVVPRMQQTESYGIAEEVPRLKP; translated from the coding sequence ATGTACGAGACGGACCTCACCATCGTGGTCCCGGTTCTCGACGAGGAAGCATCCCTCCCGGAACTGACCGATCGGATCCGCGCTGTATGCGACGGGGCCGGATTCCGCTTTTCGGTCTGGTATGTGGATGATGGGTCGACCGATGACTCCTGGGAAGTCATCGAGTCCATGAACGAGCGCGATGCGCGATTCCGGGGCATCCGCCTGCGCCGCAATTACGGCAAGTCGGCCGCGCTCGCCATGGGTTTCGAACGGGCCACGGGCAAGTACGTCATCACGATGGATGCGGATTTGCAGGATGACCCCAAGGAAATCCCCGGCCTGGTGGCCCTGCTGGAATCGGGATACGATCTCGTGTCGGGGTGGAAACGGGAGCGGCACGACCCGCTCTCGAAGACCATACCGAGCCGGTTCTTCAACTTCGTGACGCGCCGCATATCCGGCATTCCCCTGCATGATTTCAACTGCGGACTGAAGGCCTACCGTCTGGACGTCGTGAAGTCGGTCCGTCTCTACGGGGAGTTGCACCGGTACGTCCCGCTGCTCGCCACCTGGGAGGGATACACGCGGATCACCGAAAAGGTGGTCACCCACCATCCGCGCAAATTCGGTCGAACGAAGTTCGGACTGGAGCGCTTCGTAAAGGGATTCCTGGATCTGCTGACGGTCTACTTCCTGACGCGATTCGCTTCCCGGCCCATGCATTTCTTCGGGTCGCTGGGCACCCTCGCGTTCCTGGGCGGCTTCGTCATCAGCCTCTGGATATCGGTCGACAAACTGTACTTCGGGAATCCCATCGGCGACCGTCCGCTCCTGCTCCTGGGCGCCCTGCTCATGCTGGTGGGCGTGCAGATGTTCACGGTGGGACTCGTGGGTGAAATGATTGTCGTGCCCCGCATGCAGCAGACCGAATCCTACGGCATTGCCGAGGAAGTCCCCCGCTTGAAGCCATGA